From Cryptomeria japonica unplaced genomic scaffold, Sugi_1.0 HiC_scaffold_87, whole genome shotgun sequence, the proteins below share one genomic window:
- the LOC131864489 gene encoding pathogenesis-related thaumatin-like protein 3.7: protein MATVSDLVLILVAGLAIYLQMQEAAAVKFEITNQCRYTVWAAGLPGGGQQLDQGKTWTVDVPAGTKGARFWGRTGCSFDASDRGTCQTGDCNGQLSCQVSGGVPTTLAEYTLNGDGNKDFYDVSLVDEFNGPLSINPTNGQCTAPACKADVNAVCPAELKVNGGCNSACTVFQTDQYCYRGAYVDNCPATNYSMIFKNQCPQAYSYAKDDTSSTFTCPSGTTDYSIVFCP, encoded by the exons GTATCAGATCTTGTGCTTATTCTTGTGGCTGGACTGGCTATATATCTTCAGATGCAAG AGGCGGCAGCAGTTAAGTTTGAGATAACGAACCAGTGCAGGTACACGGTTTGGGCGGCAGGATTACCCGGCGGAGGGCAGCAGCTCGACCAGGGTAAGACATGGACCGTCGATGTGCCGGCAGGGACAAAGGGAGCAAGATTCTGGGGCCGAACCGGCTGCTCTTTTGATGCGAGCGACCGAGGAACCTGTCAAACCGGTGACTGCAACGGCCAATTGAGCTGCCAGGTCTCGGGAGGCGTTCCCACCACGCTGGCTGAGTACACCCTCAATGGAGATGGCAACAAGGACTTCTACGACGTCTCCCTGGTGGACGAATTCAACGGTCCTCTCTCCATCAATCCTACAAACGGACAGTGCACTGCCCCTGCATGCAAAGCCGACGTCAATGCTGTTTGCCCTGCTGAGTTGAAGGTGAATGGCGGATGCAATAGTGCCTGCACTGTCTTTCAAACTGACCAGTATTGCTACAGAGGTGCCTATGTCGACAACTGCCCTGCCACAAACTACTCGATGATCTTCAAGAACCAGTGCCCTCAGGCCTACAGTTATGCCAAGGATGATACTTCCAGCACTTTCACCTGCCCTTCTGGAACCACTGACTACAGTATTGTATTCTGTCCCTAA
- the LOC131864462 gene encoding pathogenesis-related thaumatin-like protein 3.7, with protein MAMVSDLALVLVAGLAISLHMQQAWAVKFDIRNQCGYTVWAAGLPGGGQQLDQGQTWTVDVPAGTKAARFWGRTGCSFDASGRGTCQTGDCNGQLSCQVSGGVPTTLVEYTLNGDGNQDFYDVSLVDGFNVPLSINPTNGQCTAPACKADVNAACPAELKVNGGCNSACTVFQTDQYCCRGSYVKNCPATNYSMMFKNQCPQAYSYAKDDSSSTFTCPSGTTDYSIVFCP; from the exons ATGGCGATGGTATCAGATCTTGCGCTTGTTCTTGTGGCTGGACTGGCCATATCTTTACATATGCAAC AGGCGTGGGCAGTTAAGTTTGATATACGAAACCAGTGCGGGTACACAGTTTGGGCGGCAGGACTACCAGGAGGAGGGCAGCAGCTTGACCAAGGTCAGACATGGACCGTCGATGTGCCGGCAGGGACAAAGGCGGCAAGATTCTGGGGCCGAACTGGCTGTTCTTTCGATGCGAGCGGCCGAGGAACCTGTCAAACTGGTGACTGCAACGGCCAACTGAGCTGCCAAGTCTCGGGGGGCGTTCCGACCACGCTGGTCGAGTACACCCTAAATGGAGATGGCAACCAGGACTTCTACGATGTCTCCCTGGTTGACGGCTTCAACGTTCCTCTCTCCATCAATCCTACAAATGGACAGTGCACTGCCCCTGCATGCAAAGCCGACGTGAATGCTGCTTGCCCTGCTGAATTGAAGGTGAATGGTGGATGCAATAGTGCCTGTACTGTCTTTCAAACTGACCAGTATTGCTGCAGAGGTTCCTATGTCAAGAACTGCCCCGCCACAAACTACTCGATGATGTTCAAGAACCAGTGCCCACAGGCATACAGTTATGCTAAGGACGATTCTTCCAGCACTTTCACCTGCCCCTCTGGTACCACCGACTATAGTATTGTATTCTGTCCCTAG
- the LOC131864478 gene encoding pathogenesis-related thaumatin-like protein 3.7, which produces MATVSDLVLILVAGLAIYLQMQEAAAVKFEITNQCRYTVWAAGLPGGGQQLDQGKTWTVDVPAGTKGARFWGRTGCSFDASDRGTCQTGDYNGQLSCQVSGGIPTTLAEYTLNGDGNKDFYDVSLVDEFNGPLSINPTNGQCTAPACKADVNAVCPAELKVNGGCNSACTVFQTDQYCYRGAYVDNCPATNYSMIFKNQCPQAYSYAKDDTSSTFTCPSGTTDYSIVFCP; this is translated from the exons ATGGCAACAGTATCAGATCTTGTGCTTATTCTTGTGGCTGGACTGGCTATATATCTTCAGATGCAAG AGGCGGCAGCAGTTAAGTTTGAGATAACGAACCAGTGCAGGTACACGGTTTGGGCGGCAGGATTACCCGGCGGAGGGCAGCAGCTCGACCAGGGTAAGACATGGACCGTCGATGTGCCGGCAGGGACAAAGGGAGCAAGATTCTGGGGCCGAACCGGCTGCTCTTTTGATGCGAGCGACCGAGGAACCTGTCAAACCGGTGACTACAACGGCCAATTGAGCTGCCAGGTCTCGGGAGGCATTCCCACCACGCTGGCTGAGTACACCCTCAATGGAGATGGCAACAAGGACTTCTACGACGTCTCCCTGGTGGACGAATTCAACGGTCCTCTCTCCATCAATCCTACAAACGGACAGTGCACTGCCCCTGCATGCAAAGCCGACGTCAATGCTGTTTGCCCTGCTGAGTTGAAGGTGAATGGCGGATGCAATAGTGCCTGCACTGTCTTTCAAACTGACCAGTATTGCTACAGAGGTGCCTATGTCGACAACTGCCCTGCCACAAACTACTCGATGATCTTCAAGAACCAGTGCCCTCAGGCCTACAGTTATGCCAAGGATGATACTTCCAGCACTTTCACCTGCCCTTCTGGAACCACTGACTACAGTATTGTATTCTGTCCCTAA
- the LOC131864488 gene encoding pathogenesis-related thaumatin-like protein 3.7 — protein sequence MATVSDLVLILVAGLAIYLQMQEAAAVKFEITNQCRYTVWAAGLPGGGQQLDQGKTWTVDVPAGTKGARFWGRTGCSFDASDRGTCQTGDCNGQLSCQVSGGVPTTLAEYTLNGDGNKDFYDVSLVDEFNGPLSINPTNGQCTAPACKADVNAVCPAELKVNGGCNSACTVFQTDQYCYRGAYVDNCPATNYSMIFKNQCPQAYSYAKDDTSSTFTCPSGTTDYSIVFCP from the exons ATGGCAACAGTATCAGATCTTGTGCTTATTCTTGTGGCTGGACTGGCTATATATCTTCAGATGCAAG AGGCGGCAGCAGTTAAGTTTGAGATAACGAACCAGTGCAGGTACACGGTTTGGGCGGCAGGATTACCCGGCGGAGGGCAGCAGCTCGACCAGGGTAAGACATGGACCGTCGATGTGCCGGCAGGGACAAAGGGAGCAAGATTCTGGGGCCGAACCGGCTGCTCTTTTGATGCGAGCGACCGAGGAACCTGTCAAACCGGTGACTGCAACGGCCAATTGAGCTGCCAGGTCTCGGGAGGCGTTCCCACCACGCTGGCTGAGTACACCCTCAATGGAGATGGCAACAAGGACTTCTACGACGTCTCCCTGGTGGACGAATTCAACGGTCCTCTCTCCATCAATCCTACAAACGGACAGTGCACTGCCCCTGCATGCAAAGCCGACGTCAATGCTGTTTGCCCTGCTGAGTTGAAGGTGAATGGCGGATGCAATAGTGCCTGCACTGTCTTTCAAACTGACCAGTATTGCTACAGAGGTGCCTATGTCGACAACTGCCCTGCCACAAACTACTCGATGATCTTCAAGAACCAGTGCCCTCAGGCCTACAGTTATGCCAAGGATGATACTTCCAGCACTTTCACCTGCCCTTCTGGAACCACTGACTACAGTATTGTATTCTGTCCCTAA